In the genome of Girardinichthys multiradiatus isolate DD_20200921_A chromosome 7, DD_fGirMul_XY1, whole genome shotgun sequence, one region contains:
- the wnt6b gene encoding protein Wnt-6, with protein sequence MTVRLSRIQLALFFILLCPVNIIGLWWAVGSPLVMDPNSICRKAKRLAGKQAELCQTQPEIVSEVAKGARLGIRECQYQFRYRRWNCTSHNKYFGKVLQQDIRETAFVYAITAAGVTHAVTQACSMGELLQCGCEATRNKAPPRPPSSSSSGDGIKWEWGGCGDDVEFGYEMSKKFMDAKRRRGKSDIRTLINLHNNEAGRLAVKLHMRTECKCHGLSGSCTLRTCWKKMPHFREVGDRLLERFNGASKVMGGNDGKTLIPVGQNIKPPDKQDLIYSDESPDFCLANRKTGSLGTRGRMCNSTAMDISGCDLLCCERGYREETVVIEENCLCRFHWCCVVQCKKCMVRKDLSLCH encoded by the exons GGCAGTGGGAAGTCCCTTGGTCATGGACCCCAATAGCATTTGCAGGAAGGCAAAGCGCCTGGCAGGGAAGCAGGCCGAGCTGTGCCAGACTCAACCAGAAATCGTCAGCGAGGTGGCCAAAGGAGCAAGGTTGGGCATCAGAGAGTGCCAGTACCAGTTCAGGTATCGCCGGTGGAATTGCACAAGCCATAACAAATACTTTGGCAAAGTACTTCAGCAAG ATATCCGGGAGACAGCATTCGTCTACGCCATCACAGCAGCGGGGGTGACACATGCTGTTACCCAAGCTTGCAGCATGGGGGAGCTCCTGCAGTGTGGATGTGAAGCGACCAGAAACAAAGCTCCTCCAAGACCGCcgtcatcatcttcatctggGGACGGGATTAAATGGGAATGGGGAGGTTGCGGCGATGATGTGGAATTTGGTTATGAAATGTCCAAAAAATTTATGGATGCCAAGAGGAGGAGAGGGAAAAGTGATATCAGGACACTCATTAACCTTCACAACAATGAGGCCGGGAGGCTG GCCGTGAAGCTCCACATGCGGACTGAATGCAAGTGCCACGGACTGTCAGGGTCGTGCACATTGCGCACCTGCTGGAAAAAAATGCCTCATTTCCGTGAAGTGGGTGACCGCCTCCTAGAGCGTTTCAACGGTGCTTCCAAGGTGATGGGCGGCAACGATGGGAAAACCCTGATACCCGTTGGCCAGAACATAAAGCCGCCGGACAAGCAGGATCTGATATATTCTGACGAATCTCCAGACTTTTGCCTCGCAAATCGGAAAACCGGCTCGCTGGGAACGCGGGGGCGCATGTGCAACAGCACTGCCATGGACATCAGCGGCTGTGACTTGCTGTGCTGCGAGCGAGGCTACAGGGAGGAGACGGTGGTGATCGAGGAGAACTGCTTATGTCGTTTCCATTGGTGTTGTGTTGTCCAGTGTAAAAAATGCATGGTACGAAAAGATCTTAGTCTGTGTCACTGA